The DNA window ATTATGGTATGCAAAAATCTATCTATCAGAATTCTTTAAAAAAGTTTGAAGAGATCGCGGTATTCTCTCTTTTCGAGTGTCAGTGTGTCACTTCGATATTTATAATAGTCGTGTTGGAATAAAATCaaacaagaaaatttacatgctggaaattaatTATCCTTATACAAACTAACCCATTACACAATCCATATCAAAACCACATGACAGATACACTATCAATTATATATTCTGAGGTTCCATTTACTTGTCTCATTTCATTTTCCAATtcatacataaatatgataatgCTAATGCAGGGCTTGAAGGCACTTGATACTTCAGTGGAATCTCTTACATCAGGAGCTTGGCAAGCTCTAGGAACAGCATGGAAAGGAGGAGCCAATTTAGTTCAAAAGTATGTCAGAACAGTGTCCAAATTTGGAATATAAATACACATTTAATAGTTACTATACAAAACTTGAAAAACAAATAAACTGTAGCGTTTTATAATGATGAACTGAGTTTGCGAGCTAGAGGGTCATGTAGTCTTGAGAAGCTTGGTGGTTTAAAAGTTACTGCATTCAAATTTCAATCTGAAGCATGTATCATGTTTCACTTCTCTCTATGCACATTTGTTTTGGCTGGTTATGTTGTTTCAGAACACACAAGCAATATATGTAAATAATACTATCAGTAGTCTTAGTTCCGGAGTGAAATCCCATGTAGAAGATGACTGTGATCTCTGTATGGTTGCAGTGCTTATTAATATTTGATGGATATGCATATGATGAAAATTGAAAACTGTAATTGGTCTTACATGATGAAGCTTGCAGGTGTAGTGAGACTCATATCATGTTTTATGCGGCAAACAGCCAAAACAATAACTTTTATGATTGTTATTTTTTGATAAGGTTGTTCTTTTGTTGACAAAGGTTTTTCCCCACTTTAGGTAGCTGTTTTAGTTatcatgcatgcatgcattacAACTTTGTGGTTTCACTGATCCTTTTGAATGCCTTATAATTCTTTTCAATCACGAAAGTTACTGTTTTATTAGTTCATTTTGCTCTAATTTATAGCTGCTGttatcattatgctaaaaccttAAAAACTAATCTCACAAGCCAGTTTATGATTTTGTAAAAAAGTAGAGTTATTAGGTAAAATGGCATCACTTAGGTTGTACTCACAGATAATCAATAAATTTCATTGTCTACTTTTCTAGGATCGAAAATTCGGCTTCCAACTTTTCTGAGTCAATTCAACATGGTGGAGTTGCTGGACCAACTGGCAGCATGGCGCCTTCTCTGTTGGAGGTTTGCACCAGATTCTCTGTTCTTTTTTACTTTTCCAGAATTCTAACCAATTTCCCgtcttttttattaaatatagaCTGGAAAAGTTTTGACTGCAAAGGGAATGCAAGTGCTTGAGCTAGTTGGAAAAGAAGCCATGGATCTTATCATTTCAGAAACTGGGATTGAACTGGATAAAAATACCAAACTGTCTGAGGGAAGGATAGACGAAGATCAACTGTTTGAAGAAGTTACCTTTGACAGATGCTTTTATATTTATGGAGGTCCAGAGCAATTGGAGGTACATAATTTGGAACTGTTAAATCAATTCATGCTCTAATTGcttgtttataatttttaagCTTGTTGCTTTGCAGGAGTTAGAAGCATTATCCAATCATTATGCACTATTATATAACCGGAGAAAGAGTAAGCTGTCATCTgaacaaaaatataattatgaTGGAAAGCTTAAAGACATCCAGCACATATTTGACCTGGGTGTTGGACTTGATGGAAACCATAATGAGTTTGAAAAAGGGAAGAAAATAGAggatgaaaataatgaaagtATTGACGAACTAAAGAATTTACACGAATCTAGTGTGTGCAAGGCTGCTGAATTAGCTGCAGGGTAAATTTTCCTTCATTATTCTTTTTAGTTTCTACTATTCtcctaatattttatttgtggcaGGTGCTGAGTCATCTACAATAACCTAATAAATTTGGTTGTTTTGTTGTGGAGAATAGAATCTTGTGAGCCACTATGATTTGTATGTGATGACTTTAATTTAGTCAAACCACACAGATTTCATTTTCATCTATATTATCCCTTTGCCTCTGGGTTTTCTTGCAATCTATTTTCACGATGCAAGTTCTCATAGTGTTACTGAACCGGGTTTATTCCAACGACTGTAAATAAAAGTTTGGCATATTATAGTGTAAAATTGACATCTTTCCTTTGCTTCTGTCTGTCCTTTTCCCTGGCTCTTATATTCATCCCGCATACCTTGTTTCAGAATCTTGTGAACATGATCTCAATCTATGTTATTGAAACTGCTTCTGTATTTTATAATCTATTGCAGTTTTGCAAGTGCTTTGGCTGGACTGGCTCCAAATGACATAATTCAAAGAACTTCTGGGAGACTTGATTCTCTTCATTCAGAGGGTGTTCATGTATGTAGAGGAGTTGAATTAGTCAGCAAGTTCTattttttaaacatgtcaagTGTGATTGATGCAAAACCTTTTACTTTTCGTCTCAGAGACTTTCTGAGATGTGCTGTTTTGCTGTAACTCGATTGCTGATGCTTGGGAAGTCTATTATATCTAATGCAAACAAAGTGCAAGATCAAGAGATTAGTGAGGAAATGGCGAAGATTGATTGGCCTGAAGATTCTGTTGAAAGAGCCAAGATAATCCGAACGAGGACAGAATCCATGACAGGAAATATGGAAGCAGTTTCTCACAGTTTTGTTACAGGTAAATTTTATCCTAGATCTCTTCGTGTTTCATTGTGTAGTACAGTATCCATCCATGTAATGTCCTGACAATGCTTCTTGTCGTGCTATAGCATTACAAAAAATCATTTGTCCGCAGCTCTCGTAACCAGAAAACGCTCTAATCTTCATATGAACTTCTTTACTCAGGCATATCAGATGTAGCAGAAGCATATTTAGCAGCTATTAAAAGCACCACTGCTGATTCACAAGAAGTTGTTCCCAAGAACTCTACTCAGCAGAAGGCCAGTGCATATACCGAACATCTCCGTGCTGGTCATAGCACGGCTGTGGGGAAAATGCAGGATGGTCTGCAATACTTGGCTTATGTCGTTCTCTCGACGTCTATGCCTGCTTCTTGAAAGgtgaaaaattttatttgtgaATATTTCTTTTGGTTTAGTTCTTATCTTACTCATCTCCCTTTGACATAAAACGCTAGAAAAATTatccttttttatttttacattttcCTGATGTTTTATGTAAGGGAAGAACTCACATTTGTGGATACCTGATAATACAGTTTATTTTTCGAGAAGTATTTTTCTGTTGGAATTTGGGGAGAATTGTCCAGAGAAAAGTTACTTAAATATTTTTGGttcattaaaatatttcatgttgatATTATGGATATTATATGTTTGGGTTATTCAACAATTGGCTTATTGAGAGTTTTTGTTAAACAAGAATAAAGCATAGGAGATCACACACATTATACGTAGATCCCGCAGGTCAATAAATGATATATTTGATCGTTATAAAATAAACTTAAAACAGTGGCAAAATAATATTAACTAAATAATCTTAATTGTGCTATTTTCTGAGTTCTAAGATTTATCACTAATACATGATAGATTTTTTAGATAtctatttttcaaataaaatattgtgtTAAAAAACAGAAGTGGTGGTTTAGTATATTGTAGACAGATAAAGATGTTCTTAGAGATACTGTGAACGTAGATAATtgagtatgtcttttgtgaAACGGTGTTATGATTCTTTATATGTGAGAAGAGttaatcctatcgatattcacaatgaaaagtaatattcttagcataaaaagtaatatttttttttatggatgactcaaataaaagattcgATCCACGAAATTGATCCGTGAGATGTCTACAAGAGTTTTTGAGTAGATAATTTTTTAACTAAAAAAATCaggaatttatttatttttagcaCAAAAACAAGATCGGCTTTATATGTGGCACAATGACGCTTATTTTTGGACTCATCATTttaatatccatctttatcaaaatacggatatattatatattacatGGAATTGATTGTCTCAAAATGTACCCAGCATTATTGAATTATATGAATTTCCCTTATTTTTCGTGTGAGCCCGATATATGTGTTTGAGATCCAAAAACCAAGTGTGAAGACCCAAGAATTAGCTACACAAAACACGAAATGCAGAATTCAACCAAGCATTTAAATTCCAttcaatcaattaattaaatctcaTTCAAACCATGGATTCAAAGCTGAAATTTGAACAGCCCATAACAGCCATTTTAATAGTGTTAAAGGCCATTAAAGAGGCCATAAACATGGCTGTAATGGCCTTGAAAGGCAGCCTATTCACCTCCTCTCCATGAGCCTATAAATACCCTGCATAATGACACAAAACATCCACAAACATTCTGAAAGTTTCGGCAGAAAGTTATCCATATTTTCGAGCTCCCTAGTTGCTATTCTCAAGCATCGGTTCACCTCCGTCTTACCCACATTTTGTCCCAAATTCGAGCTAAAGTTGCTGCTTAAAGTGCTGCTACTATCCGAAATCTTCTAGCAACTTGTTTTGGGTTTGCAACAACCAAGTCTTGTATGAGTTCAAGCGGATTTCTTCCCACAAGGTCCTCTCGTTTTTCATCCAAAGAAGAGAAAGGTAAGTGGGTTTTTGCCATacttttatgtatatatatatatatattgacatACTTGTTCTTTATAAGTGTGTTCACATTtgcttaaaaataaattatgtgtGTTCTTGAAATTCGATCGGTATGATATATTcgtttatatttttatgaaaattctTGAACAATTTGTTGTTGATATTAGTTATAATATTGTAAGCATGTTTGAAGTATTTGAAATGCACTGTAATGATTCGAAATAGAAATGACAAGAAAATACCGATATGTTTTGTTTaaggccctgatgcggtgggaTATAATAGCCGTTCTTTTGGCctcgccccttagaggagtaacttATAGGGAAGTGATCAGTAAACCATgaaaatgagatgattttcagtgctatgtttgtatcttgttcatattcgattcaacatgcttatgattgagaatatgataaTGTATTCGTATAATTATAATCTTGATATTTGTTATACACGATCGACCCCCATTTACTAAGTATTTCCCAAATACTCATCTCTTACATTCCCACCCCAGATAAGAACGAAGAACAAATCAAAGATAAAGAACAAGAAtaattttggggatggtgatgaAGCCAATCCAATTCAAGATCAGTCTTGTTATTCCGTATTTAGTTATATTATCATGTTTTACGCTTCCGCATTTCGTTTTAATCGCATTGTAAagacgattattgatttatgtaatagATTGGCTTTTGGCTATTTGATGTACTACGTGGCTTGTTGTTATAcgattttaaattgttaaacgATGTCGATGGCACGTATCGGGtttggggcgtgacatttaagtggtatcagagctgccagattcataaaaaaaaatgagattTCACATAGTGACGGAAAAAGCCTAATGTACTCCCCTCCGAAACGATCCAACGAACAATATTCATCGCGAAGAGACAGAAACCTTATTTCGGCCAAATTCCATCGTCTAAGCCTCCAAAATCGCGTTTTTGCTGTTTTTGGTAATAATCGTGAGGCCAATAACTTCTTATAGAAAACTCGAAATCCAATTCCGTCAACGGTTATGTAATACTCCTGAATTAAGCTTGAAATTCATATAAAAATTTTCGAACtttctatttttggaaattttatcaaaaaatCCTACCAGGTGTCGAAATACTTTAAACTATCCGTTAATGTTGCTATCCACCTTAATTCTATTGTTCTAAGCCTTTCCATTTGTTTTATTTCAGGAAATGGCTTCAAGTTCTTCTATGCCTCGCACTCGGACCACGGCTCGCATGAGTGTTATACCCCTCCCTGACAAGGATACATCATTAAGGACCTCCGAGCATCTCTTGCACGAGAACAGAAAGACAACTGGAAATTGATTGCAACTTTACATACTCCGCAAGAAGAAAAGCACGAGCTAGAGTAACAAAAAGCATCGAGTATTTGGAAGAACTTGAAGAAAAGCACGAGCTAAAACATCTTTTGAAATTACCGCTAACACTAAATAACGTAAATAATTAACTTTCCACCAATCAAGAACATCGAAATTCTCTATAGTAACAATATATTGGCTTGGATAAATTTGGATCTTATTGTAATTTGTTGTGTTATTGATTTTTCTTTGAACTTTCGTAGTTTCAAACTTTGAAAGAACTTGAATGCTCTACTTTTGCTTTTCTTTATCGGTCTCTCCTCCATCTGCGCACTCGGTTCACATTGTTCACTAgcatacaaataaaaaaattcttgaAGAGAATACATGATTGACTTCTTTTGATCGTCAAAATTCTCCCGAATAAATTTagcataatattaaaaaaaattaaatgcaaccgTTGCACAAggccattttatttattttttgtttgcgGCCATTGCCAATTggccattttttttaaaaaaaaattatgttccGGACCGTAACGAACCATATCTTGTTCTGGAACCGGTTCAACTGGTCCAGTACAATTCAATCAATTGGGAAATGGATCGGAGACGGTTCCTGGGTACGGTTCATTCTTATCGAACCCGGTTCCTAGCTTAACTGTCTGTTAAACAACTCTATTGTCAAGTATTTGAATTATAGTTCGAAAACAGGCATTCGGGTTCCACCCTACTTAAAAATTACACAAAAAGAAGGAAGATATAAACAAATCTCAATGTGAAACAATGtagttttaaaaaattgtaaGATATAAACAAATCTCAATTAGAAACAGTGTAGCTTATGTTCCTTTCTACCCTCCAACTCTAAACAATACAACCAATATGAAGATTTACAATCCACCAATGAAATAAAATGTATGTTACCGACAAAAAAAACACGACTTGTTCTATACCCACCAAAACAAGCCTTCACACGGCTTGGGTTGCAAGGCCGACTTTTTAACAGTTAAACGCCCCAAAGAGCGAATAAAATTTTGCTCACAAACTTCAATGTGAGAAGAATATATAGGGGAATACCTTTATCAGCAAAAAATAAATTGCAAAGAATCACTCTGTCGTCTAATCCTCATTTGGAACGAtttacatagagtttcatttgGTTGAAGAAGAACGTCCATTCCCATCCCCATTTTGACCACTCCCTTTTGAACCGGTCGTACCCAGATTCTTAAAACTGCTAGCTCCTTCAACTTTGTTGGCAGCAATGGCTGGCATGGCAGCAACTTCTGAAGAACTATGTCGCCAACTGCCAAACAAAGCAGCGTTCCACGATCCTCTAGAGGAGGTGGTTCTAAGCCTTTCTAAGCTAGTGTTTTCTTTCCTTACAACCTTCAAAGGGTTTTCGAGAGCTTTAAGAATGTCTGGCCTCAAGTGACAACAAATCCTCGTCTATGATTAATGATTGATCAACTATGTTTGTGACGAGTTTTTCGTTGTATATATCTATGTACTCTAAGGCCGTGTCTAACCATCCCTTTGTGGTGGCATCGGTAGGTGAACTAATGCCGAGATTCCCTGTTATGAGCTCCTTTCCAAAGCAGTATACACAGTATGCACATGGTGTTTAGGAGTACCTGGTCGTAATACAACTACGAATTTATTTCGACTGGAGTTGAAACCATCTTGATCAGAGTCCCATGTTCACGAGCGTTTGACATTCCTGAGAAAATGAAATTTCTGAAGTGAAATGAGGAAAAAATCACTGATGCAACCACAACAATCTTGAGATTCTATTCTGATGAGTTTCAGCTTCTTGAGCACAAAATCCACCCAAACTCCCCAACCTTACTTCATATTTATCATCAAGAAGTATGTTGTTGGCTTGAACATCCCTTCAACGATACAAGAaaatcaataccataatttaaaaacatgaaaTGAAAGGGAaaagatataaattttttttaattaggagTGTACATAAATGAAGATGATCAACTAATCAATGCATGTCTTGAGGTGTGTTATCACGAGTTATCAAAAATTTCCAGTGAAAGATCTGTGCTCGTTTAAAGGCATGAATAAATTTACTAGTTGATCAAAATTGATACTGTCAGATTTACCATCTTTAACTCTTTCCCACTAATATGTTATTTGTATTCCAATTCAAAAATCTAGCATAGTAAAAAATTCAAGTTTGGTGAAGGGGAAAATGTTCCTATGAACAAGTGGTTGTAATCTCTCTTCATCTGAATTTATTTCAGTTTCTTCTGTTTGGTTATATatccaaactcgatttaatttttCGATGCAGCTTATAGTTCAagcttttaaagaaaattttaaaaaaatttattcatcCTCTTAAACTCTAACCCGATCCCAACATATATTTTACTTTTAGGAGATTTATGGTTGTGATTAACATCCTACCTATGTGGGCATTGCccccatgataggatggatgacCAAGATTTACCAATGCATATATAGgtcccacttttttttttgaaatggtatgtgtgacaagatcttatccgttgaaatgaagtgagGGTAGTGCCCACATAAGTAGGATCTCATTAACCGTAAATGAGTGGCACCAACATGGAAGCGATAAGGAGGggatatttttttatcatacaAAATATGAATAATTACCACTTTATATAGTTTTGTATTTCTTATGTGTTTATGATTTTTGTACAAATCCAAATGAGATTCTAAAAATTTATATGACTTAGGATTGATCGACAACCACTCCAAATCCCCTTTCTATAAATTCGTCTAATTCATTATAATATGCATGTTTGTTATTGTTTATAAACACTACATATCAAATGTAATATCGAACGTTTATTCTTTTACCAATTGTTACAGTTAGCTAAcgttaaacaaaaaaaaaaaaagttttcaaATCTTACAACAAGCTAAACATCATgtcttatatgttttttttaacaaaGACAATTATTGCTTCCAACTACTTTTTTTCACCCACTTGAACTGGCCCTTTCCGATTTTGGGCCATTTAAAAGAACAAAT is part of the Primulina eburnea isolate SZY01 chromosome 1, ASM2296580v1, whole genome shotgun sequence genome and encodes:
- the LOC140827722 gene encoding uncharacterized protein, which translates into the protein MADNSAKPSEAEIKPEVDDTAADLQSKPAVGGGGWGGWGFSTFSYISDLQKAASVVAGEISRNAVEAARTAAQSITDTMDEESKPSNEYGTESSLVVDENDEEVDERRKIALDKLEKASEETFLSQGLKALDTSVESLTSGAWQALGTAWKGGANLVQKIENSASNFSESIQHGGVAGPTGSMAPSLLETGKVLTAKGMQVLELVGKEAMDLIISETGIELDKNTKLSEGRIDEDQLFEEVTFDRCFYIYGGPEQLEELEALSNHYALLYNRRKSKLSSEQKYNYDGKLKDIQHIFDLGVGLDGNHNEFEKGKKIEDENNESIDELKNLHESSVCKAAELAAGFASALAGLAPNDIIQRTSGRLDSLHSEGVHRLSEMCCFAVTRLLMLGKSIISNANKVQDQEISEEMAKIDWPEDSVERAKIIRTRTESMTGNMEAVSHSFVTGISDVAEAYLAAIKSTTADSQEVVPKNSTQQKASAYTEHLRAGHSTAVGKMQDGLQYLAYVVLSTSMPAS